One genomic segment of Candidatus Woesearchaeota archaeon includes these proteins:
- a CDS encoding YeeE/YedE family protein, with amino-acid sequence MIDVSSLFPLGVAHYLLGGFLIGVGISLIYLKTGIIAGASTFFTSTLSYISNCSFLQQKKYLESRNWRLLFALSIVLGAGLYSITHNTSFITALSWKRLLLAGVLVGFGTRMSGGCTSGHGICGLASLSKESLINVAVFFIVAIIVAHLTAGLTGVVG; translated from the coding sequence ATGATAGACGTATCATCACTTTTTCCTCTAGGTGTTGCACACTATCTTCTTGGAGGATTTCTTATTGGCGTTGGCATTAGTCTTATTTATTTAAAAACAGGGATTATCGCAGGTGCAAGCACGTTTTTTACCAGCACGCTTTCCTATATTTCAAACTGTTCTTTCTTACAGCAAAAAAAGTATTTAGAATCAAGAAATTGGCGTTTACTTTTTGCACTAAGCATTGTTCTTGGAGCAGGGCTGTACTCAATAACGCATAACACGTCATTTATCACAGCTCTTTCTTGGAAACGCTTGCTCCTTGCAGGAGTTTTAGTGGGGTTTGGCACGAGAATGAGTGGTGGGTGTACGTCAGGTCATGGAATTTGCGGACTTGCAAGCCTTTCAAAGGAGAGTCTCATTAACGTTGCAGTGTTCTTTATCGTAGCAATTATTGTTGCTCACCTCACAGCAGGACTTACAGGGGTGGTGGGATGA
- a CDS encoding YeeE/YedE family protein has protein sequence MLWVVVGGLFFGYGLAISGMAKPEVVLSFLLFKDFGLLLVMASAVIVTLLAYQVIPRLLGKQLGCAVAKRQAEASKEQLMGAVIFGVGWGLSGMCPGAAIASIGLGNIPILFGIVGMFIGAYLHACIFSKYKK, from the coding sequence ATCCTATGGGTTGTCGTGGGTGGTTTATTTTTTGGTTATGGTCTTGCAATTTCAGGAATGGCAAAACCAGAAGTCGTTCTTAGTTTTCTTCTTTTCAAAGACTTTGGCTTGCTTCTCGTCATGGCAAGTGCGGTTATAGTAACGTTACTTGCCTATCAAGTAATTCCCAGACTGCTAGGAAAACAGCTTGGCTGTGCTGTTGCAAAAAGACAAGCAGAAGCCTCAAAAGAACAGCTCATGGGAGCCGTTATTTTTGGAGTTGGTTGGGGTTTAAGCGGGATGTGCCCTGGAGCTGCAATTGCATCAATAGGCTTGGGAAACATACCGATTCTTTTTGGCATTGTAGGCATGTTCATTGGGGCATATCTTCATGCATGCATCTTTTCAAAGTACAAAAAATAA